The proteins below come from a single Nitrospira sp. genomic window:
- a CDS encoding OmpA family protein, with the protein MRASLTILSCSLMAIAAIPVHAQDAQSVRLGQAALTYAHGSIRPDMPVEGVVHVMTGDNQLSGNRMMLGWSGTDTLYLKLNKPGEAALGDLYTVYHRSRKVFHPITKQYLGDVINRVGVVKIVQVDSVLVGVQVVRSYAPISPGDPIVRFTPPAAEEIVEPAATSVDVEAMIVELQSDKHMSLIAQGNIVYLDKGQVDGLRAGDNLEIFRTGGGLPERKIGEVKVLFTEQHTATAVVSKAVARALIGDRVRLKHDSPVQALLSDREDAHSPAAVQPVILPSSGPAASVQQDAGGTGKKVVAERARGGVKLNLDDLADQLEYESGEIKIKPAGVPILAQVAEYLSTAAGSQQVRVEGHSDNMEIGPSLKGAFPTNWELSKARAAEIVRYLIEKGGIDSAKLSAVGYGASRPVASNGTEVGRKKNRRIEIVLESPEHESLPQSVKTPVVEQESGPAQYSYNQLGSAPVAGDGLPAAPIIQPVAPSSEVPADRAPAGPDVIAPVTPADAGAPSPTPGS; encoded by the coding sequence ATGCGCGCCAGCCTGACCATCCTGTCATGCAGTCTCATGGCCATAGCCGCCATTCCTGTTCATGCCCAAGACGCGCAAAGCGTACGTTTGGGCCAAGCTGCCCTCACGTACGCCCACGGGTCAATTCGACCGGACATGCCTGTGGAAGGTGTGGTGCATGTCATGACCGGCGACAATCAACTCTCGGGCAATCGCATGATGCTGGGCTGGTCGGGGACTGATACCCTGTATCTGAAATTGAACAAGCCCGGTGAGGCGGCTCTTGGGGACCTGTACACCGTATATCACCGTTCCCGTAAGGTGTTCCATCCCATCACGAAACAGTATCTAGGCGATGTCATCAACCGCGTTGGCGTCGTGAAGATCGTTCAAGTCGATTCGGTGCTCGTCGGCGTGCAAGTCGTTCGCTCGTATGCTCCGATCTCCCCCGGTGATCCCATTGTGCGGTTTACGCCTCCGGCTGCCGAAGAAATCGTGGAGCCGGCAGCAACGAGTGTTGACGTTGAGGCCATGATCGTTGAATTGCAGTCCGACAAGCATATGTCGCTCATCGCGCAAGGCAATATTGTGTATTTGGACAAAGGGCAAGTCGATGGGCTCAGGGCGGGAGACAATTTGGAAATCTTCCGCACGGGGGGAGGGCTTCCGGAAAGAAAGATCGGCGAAGTCAAGGTGCTGTTCACTGAGCAGCACACGGCCACCGCGGTCGTCTCGAAAGCTGTGGCCCGTGCCCTGATTGGCGATCGAGTGCGTCTGAAACATGATTCACCAGTCCAGGCATTGCTATCGGATCGGGAGGACGCTCATTCTCCCGCCGCAGTTCAGCCAGTGATCCTGCCGAGCAGTGGCCCTGCGGCTTCTGTTCAACAGGACGCAGGGGGCACCGGCAAGAAGGTTGTCGCCGAGCGCGCACGGGGTGGGGTGAAACTCAACCTCGACGACCTGGCGGATCAGTTGGAGTATGAATCGGGAGAGATCAAGATTAAGCCTGCAGGTGTACCGATCTTGGCGCAGGTGGCGGAATATTTGTCGACCGCGGCCGGCTCTCAGCAGGTGCGGGTGGAAGGGCATTCCGACAACATGGAGATTGGGCCGTCGTTGAAGGGCGCCTTCCCTACGAACTGGGAGTTGTCCAAGGCACGCGCAGCAGAAATCGTTCGCTATCTGATTGAGAAGGGTGGAATAGATTCCGCGAAATTGTCTGCGGTGGGCTATGGAGCGAGTCGCCCGGTTGCCAGCAATGGCACCGAGGTGGGGCGGAAGAAGAACCGCCGCATTGAAATCGTGCTCGAATCGCCCGAACATGAATCGCTGCCGCAATCGGTCAAGACACCTGTTGTGGAGCAGGAGTCTGGACCGGCACAGTATAGCTACAACCAACTGGGCTCGGCACCCGTGGCTGGCGATGGCCTCCCAGCCGCACCCATCATTCAGCCTGTGGCACCTTCGTCTGAGGTGCCTGCCGATCGAGCCCCTGCGGGGCCTGACGTCATCGCTCCGGTTACGCCTGCAGATGCAGGGGCGCCTTCACCCACTCCCGGTTCATAG